CCCCGGCGCCGGCGGCCGAGTCATTAAAGGATTTTCCCCGCCGGCAACGAAAATATCCCGGCATAGGGATATTCCGGCAATCTTATTCTTTAAACTAGCCATTGAGGAGGTATTGTTATGAACCTTGCCCGTTTCCCCCGCCGCCGCTATACCGAGGGACAGACCCCCCTCGAGTTTCTGCCCCGCCTGTCGGCCGCTTTGGGCGGGCCGGCCGTTTATATCAAGCGCGACGATCTGCTAGGTCTTGCCGCCGGCGGCAACAAAACCCGCAAACTGGAGTTCCTTGTCGCCGCTGCTCTGGCTCAGGGGGCCGATACGCTCGTAACCTGCGGTGCCGTGCAGTCCAATCACTGCCGACTGACTCTGGCGGCGGCCGTGAAGGAAGGTCTCAAGTGCCGCCTGGTGCTGGAGGAGCGCGTCCCCGGCAGTTACAAGCCCCTGGGCAGCGGCAACAACTTCCTTTTTCACCTCCTCGGCGTGGAGAGTGTAAAGGTCGTGCCTGGCGGTTCAGACATGCTGAAGGCGATGGAGACGGTGGCCGCCGAGCTGGCTGCCGCGGGCCGCAAGGGCTACATTATCCCCGGCGGCGGCTCGAACGAGATTGGCGCCACCGGTTACGTGGCCTGCGCGGAGGAAATTCTCGCCCAGTCCTTCGATAAGGGTGTAAGCTTCGATTACATCGTCACCACCAGCGGCAGCGCCGGCACCCATGCTGGCCTGGTAACCGGATTTTACGGCAACAACACCAATATCCCGGTCATCGGTATCAACATCAGCCGCAAGCAGGACGTGCAGACGGAGCTGGTCTATAATCTCGTGCAGGCGACCGCCCAGCGGGTCGGCCTCGCGCAGCCCATCCCCCGCGATGCGGTGAAGTGCATCGACGAATACG
This DNA window, taken from Sporomusaceae bacterium, encodes the following:
- a CDS encoding D-cysteine desulfhydrase → MNLARFPRRRYTEGQTPLEFLPRLSAALGGPAVYIKRDDLLGLAAGGNKTRKLEFLVAAALAQGADTLVTCGAVQSNHCRLTLAAAVKEGLKCRLVLEERVPGSYKPLGSGNNFLFHLLGVESVKVVPGGSDMLKAMETVAAELAAAGRKGYIIPGGGSNEIGATGYVACAEEILAQSFDKGVSFDYIVTTSGSAGTHAGLVTGFYGNNTNIPVIGINISRKQDVQTELVYNLVQATAQRVGLAQPIPRDAVKCIDEYVGPGYSLPTAEMVEAVEMVARLEGILLDPVYTGKAMAGLIGLIRKGYFKKSDKVLFVHTGGSPALYAYAETFYGK